A genome region from Thalassococcus arenae includes the following:
- a CDS encoding DUF2794 domain-containing protein produces MNSLTPFPQRHQADRVAFHRTELSVILSLYGRMVAAGEWRDYGISSLRDVAVFSVFRRTAENPLYRIEKRPKLRNRQGEYAVVGMDGQVLKRGHDLRTVLRVLERKLIRAVE; encoded by the coding sequence ATGAACAGCCTCACGCCTTTCCCGCAACGGCACCAGGCGGACAGGGTCGCCTTTCACCGGACGGAACTTTCGGTGATTCTGTCGCTCTACGGGCGGATGGTGGCGGCGGGCGAATGGCGCGACTACGGCATCTCCAGCCTGCGCGACGTGGCGGTGTTCTCGGTCTTTCGCCGCACCGCCGAAAACCCGCTCTACCGGATCGAGAAACGGCCCAAGCTGCGCAACCGGCAGGGCGAATACGCGGTCGTCGGCATGGATGGGCAAGTGCTCAAGCGTGGGCATGACCTGCGCACCGTGCTGCGGGTGCTGGAACGCAAGCTGATCCGGGCGGTCGAGTAA